Proteins from a genomic interval of Anolis sagrei isolate rAnoSag1 chromosome 1, rAnoSag1.mat, whole genome shotgun sequence:
- the LOC132761747 gene encoding zinc finger and SCAN domain-containing protein 2-like: MGEEAHTRTECGRRYSQHSHLQSHQRTHTGEKPYKCLECGKSFTHSGNLHSHQRTHTGEKPYTCLECGKSFTNSGNLLSHQRTHTGEKPYTCLECGKSFTHSATLHKHQRTHTGEKPYMCGECGKSYTDLGTLHKHQRTHTGEKPYACLECGKSFAQTAHLYFHQRTHTGEKPYTCLECGKNFSESGTLYKHQRIHTGEKPYTCLECGKSFTYSATLHKHQRTHTGEKPYTCAECGKSYIDSGTLHNHQRTHTGEKPYVCLECGKGFTENGTLQKHQRTHTGEKPYTCLECGKNFSESGSLQKHQRIHTGEKPYTCLECGKSFTESGSLHTHQRIHTGEKPYKCPECGKSFMRRGSLRLHQRTHTGEKPYTHLECGQSFTESGNLHSHQKNTHWGETL; this comes from the coding sequence ATGGGAGAGGAAGCGCATACACGTACTGAGTGTGGAAGGAGGTATAGTCAGCACAGCCATCTGCAGTCACAccaaaggacccacactggggagaaaccctataaatgcctggagtgtggaaagagcttcacccacagtggaaatctacattcacatcaaaggacccacactggggagaaaccttatacctgtttggagtgcggaaagagcttcaccAACAGTGGAAATCTACtttcacatcaaagaactcacactggggagaaaccctatacttgcctggagtgtggaaagagcttcactcacagtGCAACCCTGCATaaacatcaaagaacccacactggggagaagccttaCATGTGtggggagtgtggaaagagctacactgaccttggaactcttcataaacatcaaaggacccacactggggagaaaccctatgcatgcctggagtgtggaaagagcttcgctcAAACAGCACATCTGTATTTTCATCAGAGAACCCACACTGGAGAAAAACCTTACACAtgcttggaatgtggaaagaactttAGTGAGAGTGGAACTCTATATAAACATCAGagaatccacactggggagaaaccctatacttgcctggagtgtggaaagagcttcacttacAGTGCAACCCTGCATaaacatcaaaggacccacactggggagaagccttaCACATGtgcggagtgtggaaagagctacaTTGACAGTGGAACTCTTCATAatcatcaaaggacccacactggggagaaaccctatgtttgcctggagtgtggaaagggcttcacGGAGAATGGAACCCTACAgaaacatcaaagaactcacactggagagaaaccttaTACCtgcttggaatgtggaaagaactttagtgagagtggaagtctacagaaacatcaaagaattcacacaggagagaaaccttatacatgcctggaatgtggaaagagcttcaccgAGAGTGGGAGTCTACAtacacatcaaagaattcacactggggagaaaccctataagtgtccggagtgtggaaagagcttcatgcGGAGGGGAAGTCTACGTCtgcatcaaagaactcacactggagagaaaccttaTACACATCTGGAGTGTGGACAaagcttcactgagagtggaaatttacattcacatcaaaaaaacacacactggggagaaaccctataa